One stretch of Candidatus Brocadiaceae bacterium DNA includes these proteins:
- a CDS encoding carboxypeptidase M32 encodes MLIKTKMREKLDALKVRLGEISDLCNAANVLSWDLQTYMPPGGAAARARQLATLNQIAHEKCIDDDMGRILEDLRGFSEEAPYDSDDVSLIRVAKRDYDKAKRVPSELISEITQASAQAFEAWKKAKTASRFADFAPFLKRNLELKKRYAECLGYHDSMYDPLLDQFEPGMTTAQVGAIFKDMKEKIVPIVRSITPKAHMVDDAFLHQTFDEQKQWDFGVEVARLLGYDLGRGRQDRAPHPFTTSFSVNDVRITTRFLKEYFSAGFFATVHETGHALYNQGLRSELERTPLADGASLGVHESQSRMWENIVGRSRSFWIYCMPRLKTIFPEQFKNIDSEKMYRAVNRVQPSCIRVEADEVTYNLHIMIRFELEAALFDGRVAVDDLPEAWNDRMREYLGITPPDDAQGVLQDVHWAYGSFGYFPTYSLGNIFAAQLFEKIEKDMPDIRKSLEEGKYSALLEWLQANLYSHGRKFTPDELAKKITGTPLQTRSFIAYLQNKFADIYDL; translated from the coding sequence ATGTTAATAAAAACAAAAATGAGAGAAAAACTGGACGCGTTAAAAGTTCGACTGGGAGAGATTTCCGATCTCTGTAACGCCGCGAATGTGCTGAGCTGGGATCTGCAAACCTATATGCCGCCGGGTGGCGCCGCAGCGCGCGCACGGCAACTTGCCACCCTGAACCAGATTGCCCATGAAAAGTGTATCGATGATGACATGGGAAGGATTCTGGAGGATTTGCGTGGGTTTTCCGAAGAAGCGCCGTATGATTCCGATGATGTCAGCCTTATCCGGGTAGCAAAACGTGATTATGACAAAGCGAAACGCGTTCCTTCCGAACTGATATCAGAAATCACTCAGGCAAGCGCACAGGCATTTGAGGCATGGAAAAAAGCCAAAACGGCATCAAGGTTTGCCGACTTTGCGCCATTTCTGAAACGTAATCTTGAATTAAAAAAACGATATGCCGAGTGTCTGGGTTACCATGATAGCATGTACGATCCTCTCCTTGATCAATTTGAACCGGGTATGACAACTGCTCAGGTGGGCGCAATCTTCAAAGATATGAAAGAGAAAATTGTTCCTATCGTTCGATCCATTACACCAAAGGCACATATGGTCGACGATGCTTTTCTTCACCAGACCTTTGATGAACAGAAACAGTGGGACTTTGGCGTTGAAGTTGCCAGATTACTGGGCTATGATCTTGGTCGTGGCCGTCAGGACCGTGCGCCGCACCCATTCACAACGTCCTTTTCCGTTAATGATGTACGGATCACGACACGTTTTCTGAAGGAGTATTTTTCTGCCGGTTTTTTTGCCACAGTGCATGAAACGGGCCATGCGCTTTACAATCAGGGCCTCCGGAGCGAGTTAGAACGCACCCCGCTTGCAGACGGCGCATCGCTCGGCGTTCACGAATCGCAGTCGCGGATGTGGGAAAATATTGTTGGGCGTAGCAGGTCTTTCTGGATCTATTGTATGCCACGACTGAAGACCATTTTTCCGGAACAGTTCAAAAACATTGATTCGGAAAAAATGTACCGCGCGGTTAACCGTGTTCAACCTTCCTGTATCCGCGTAGAGGCGGATGAAGTCACGTACAACCTGCATATTATGATCCGTTTCGAACTTGAAGCGGCATTGTTCGATGGACGGGTTGCTGTGGATGATCTGCCGGAGGCATGGAATGACAGGATGCGGGAATATCTTGGCATAACGCCTCCCGATGATGCACAGGGAGTACTCCAGGATGTCCACTGGGCATACGGTAGTTTCGGATATTTTCCAACCTATTCGCTGGGCAATATCTTTGCCGCACAGTTGTTCGAAAAAATTGAGAAAGATATGCCGGATATTCGGAAATCCCTTGAAGAAGGGAAATATTCTGCATTACTTGAATGGCTGCAGGCAAATCTTTACTCTCACGGCCGTAAATTTACTCCGGATGAATTAGCAAAAAAAATTACCGGAACACCTTTGCAGACACGCTCCTTCATTGCCTATTTGCAGAACAAGTTTGCTGACATTTACGACTTGTAA
- a CDS encoding transposase — protein sequence MTTASTKEGILAIDDTGCPKPYTKNTEGAGYQYCGPLKRREVCNAGVGSAFVSKTKHFPIDIIPYRPTSDFEPVYFIL from the coding sequence ATGACAACCGCATCCACAAAAGAAGGTATTCTTGCGATCGATGATACCGGATGTCCAAAGCCGTATACAAAAAATACTGAAGGAGCAGGATACCAATATTGTGGCCCACTCAAAAGAAGGGAAGTCTGCAATGCCGGAGTTGGCTCTGCCTTCGTTTCAAAGACAAAGCATTTCCCCATTGATATCATTCCCTATCGCCCTACAAGTGATTTTGAACCGGTATACTTCATACTTTGA